The following proteins are encoded in a genomic region of Acetobacter oryzoeni:
- a CDS encoding 2-isopropylmalate synthase — protein sequence MSADTTSFNHPSFGRMTPDRVIVFDTTLRDGEQSPGFSMNLAEKLRMAEALANLGVDVIEAGFPVASKGDFESVNEIAKNTKGSVICALARSGGAKDITAAGEALAPAERKRIHNFISTSPLHMKYKLRMEPETVLELITSGNAAARNLTDDVEWSAEDGSRTEPDFLCRCVEAAIKAGATTINIPDTVGYATPEDMEKIFSMLRQRVPGADQVIFSAHNHNDLGLAVANTLASIRGGARQVECTINGIGERAGNAALEEIVMALRTRHDQYPFTTGIHTEGLLKVSRMLATITSFDVQPNKAIVGRNAFAHESGIHQDGVLKNAATYEIMTPESVGWTRSSLVMGKHSGRAAFRDKLKVLGYEGMDETRLNEAFTRFKDLADRKKVVYDDDIIALVDDEARDHDRIRFGALSLKSISGQPSEVDLELSVDGKAIDAKATGNGPVDAAFNALRKAFPHEARLALFSVGAVTEGTDAQARTTVRLEEAGKMVDGQGADADTVVSAVRAYVHALNKLLVKRARTEPEALTV from the coding sequence ATGTCTGCTGATACCACCAGCTTCAATCATCCGTCCTTTGGCCGCATGACGCCAGACCGCGTGATTGTGTTTGACACCACCCTGCGTGATGGCGAGCAATCTCCCGGTTTTTCCATGAACCTGGCAGAAAAACTCCGCATGGCGGAAGCGCTGGCCAATCTGGGCGTGGACGTGATTGAAGCGGGCTTCCCGGTTGCTTCCAAAGGTGATTTCGAATCCGTTAACGAAATTGCCAAAAATACCAAGGGTTCCGTTATCTGCGCACTGGCACGTAGTGGTGGCGCCAAGGATATTACTGCTGCGGGTGAGGCTCTGGCCCCGGCAGAACGCAAGCGTATCCACAACTTTATTTCCACCTCTCCGCTGCACATGAAATACAAGCTGCGGATGGAGCCAGAAACTGTTCTGGAACTGATTACATCTGGCAATGCTGCAGCCCGCAATCTGACAGATGATGTGGAATGGTCTGCTGAAGATGGCTCCCGCACAGAACCGGATTTTCTGTGCCGCTGCGTGGAAGCCGCCATTAAGGCTGGCGCCACCACCATCAACATTCCCGATACGGTTGGTTACGCCACACCCGAAGACATGGAAAAAATCTTTTCCATGCTGCGCCAGCGTGTGCCGGGTGCAGATCAGGTGATTTTCTCTGCCCATAACCATAATGATCTGGGTCTGGCTGTTGCCAATACGCTGGCTTCTATCCGTGGTGGTGCGCGGCAGGTGGAATGCACCATCAATGGTATTGGCGAACGTGCAGGCAATGCCGCGCTGGAAGAAATTGTGATGGCGCTGCGCACACGGCATGACCAATACCCCTTCACGACCGGCATCCATACAGAAGGCCTGCTGAAAGTTTCTCGTATGCTGGCCACCATCACCAGCTTTGATGTGCAGCCTAACAAGGCCATTGTGGGCCGTAACGCCTTTGCGCATGAAAGTGGCATCCATCAGGATGGCGTGCTGAAAAATGCCGCAACTTATGAAATCATGACCCCCGAAAGCGTGGGCTGGACCCGTTCTTCCCTGGTTATGGGCAAACATTCCGGGCGCGCTGCCTTCCGCGACAAGCTGAAGGTGCTGGGTTATGAAGGCATGGATGAAACACGCCTGAACGAAGCCTTTACCCGCTTTAAAGATCTGGCTGACCGTAAAAAGGTTGTGTACGATGATGACATCATCGCGCTGGTGGATGATGAAGCCCGTGACCACGACCGCATCCGTTTTGGTGCGCTGAGCCTGAAATCCATTTCTGGCCAGCCTTCCGAAGTTGATCTGGAACTGAGCGTGGATGGCAAGGCTATTGATGCCAAAGCCACAGGCAATGGCCCTGTGGATGCTGCGTTTAATGCCCTGCGCAAGGCTTTCCCGCATGAAGCACGTCTGGCCCTGTTCTCTGTAGGTGCTGTAACGGAAGGCACGGATGCACAGGCCCGCACAACCGTGCGTCTGGAAGAAGCCGGCAAAATGGTAGACGGTCAGGGTGCAGATGCAGATACAGTTGTTTCGGCCGTACGCGCTTATGTGCATGCACTGAACAAGCTGCTGGTTAAACGTGCACGGACAGAACCAGAAGCCCTGACAGTCTGA
- a CDS encoding COX15/CtaA family protein, whose protein sequence is MTPAHRKLISGWLFLLCFMLLGMIAIGGVTRLTGSGLSIMDWQPVSGFIPPLSHAEWERLFALYKTIPQYHLQHEGFGLEGFQKIFWAEWIHRFWGRLMGLVLLLPLIWFVVKGMITRRLALLLFIFFILGALQGAIGWFMVASGFRPNSTAVEPVRLVLHLSAALLLYGAILWTAFSIRWPTPESHGSSSAARLAKRLACFTIVLLCTTIIAGGFAAGTHAGFLFNTFPLMDGHLIPTDYAQLSPFWMNWFINKAAVQFDHRLLATLTALSIGAVLLVGLKATDLGSKAHNAFILLGWAVVIQYALGVTTLLLMVPVWAGAVHQTFAAVLLGVMLYVLHCLRGTKAVA, encoded by the coding sequence ATGACACCCGCCCATCGCAAGCTCATTTCAGGCTGGCTGTTTCTGCTTTGCTTCATGCTGCTGGGCATGATCGCCATTGGCGGCGTAACGCGCCTGACGGGTTCGGGCCTTTCCATTATGGACTGGCAGCCCGTAAGCGGCTTTATCCCGCCCCTTTCTCACGCTGAGTGGGAAAGGTTGTTCGCGCTTTATAAAACCATTCCACAATATCACCTTCAGCATGAAGGATTTGGGTTGGAAGGGTTCCAGAAAATTTTCTGGGCGGAATGGATTCACCGCTTCTGGGGCCGTCTGATGGGGCTGGTGCTTCTGCTGCCCCTGATCTGGTTTGTTGTGAAAGGGATGATTACGCGCCGGCTGGCCCTGCTCTTGTTCATCTTTTTTATTCTGGGTGCACTACAGGGTGCCATTGGGTGGTTTATGGTGGCTTCTGGCTTCCGCCCCAACAGCACGGCGGTGGAACCCGTACGACTTGTGCTACACTTGAGTGCGGCATTGTTACTTTATGGCGCTATTTTGTGGACGGCATTTTCTATCCGCTGGCCCACGCCAGAAAGCCATGGCTCATCTTCCGCCGCACGTTTGGCTAAGCGGTTGGCTTGCTTCACCATCGTGCTGCTGTGCACCACCATTATTGCCGGTGGGTTTGCGGCTGGCACACATGCAGGGTTCCTGTTCAACACCTTCCCGCTGATGGATGGGCATCTGATCCCGACCGATTATGCCCAGCTTTCCCCTTTCTGGATGAACTGGTTCATCAACAAAGCGGCTGTGCAGTTTGACCATCGCCTTCTGGCCACTCTTACAGCCCTGAGTATTGGCGCTGTGCTCCTTGTTGGCCTGAAAGCAACGGATCTGGGGTCTAAAGCCCATAACGCCTTCATTCTGCTGGGATGGGCTGTGGTTATTCAGTACGCGCTTGGCGTAACCACCCTGCTGTTGATGGTGCCTGTGTGGGCTGGTGCTGTGCACCAAACATTCGCTGCCGTGTTGCTGGGTGTTATGCTGTATGTGCTGCATTGCCTGCGCGGCACCAAGGCTGTGGCCTGA
- a CDS encoding TVP38/TMEM64 family protein produces the protein MMRWAWQPLALWVKFLYRVYSQLAGCCKKMVPLGWMEQHIRPPSRSSVSLLRPLLMLLVLVVGAVGLRHVPALHTMLHGTDVLRQGVWGRMVFLSGAVLWCGFGLPRQVAGFAAGLAYGLWEGLALITIASTLGCLAGFFWARWGGRVWARQKLGQRFAQMDAFLTRQPFSSILTLRLLPVGSALLLNLLGGISGMDVLPFFTATLLGGIPQNLVAVLLGAGVQVGTFWQYAAGGALFVLSGAIGVWLWRHARIARQVS, from the coding sequence ATGATGAGGTGGGCATGGCAGCCTTTGGCGCTGTGGGTTAAATTTCTGTATCGGGTTTACAGCCAGCTTGCGGGCTGCTGCAAGAAGATGGTACCGCTAGGCTGGATGGAACAGCATATTCGTCCTCCCTCTCGGTCCTCTGTATCGCTTTTGCGTCCACTGCTCATGCTGCTTGTATTGGTGGTGGGGGCGGTTGGGTTGCGGCATGTGCCAGCTCTTCATACCATGCTGCATGGTACGGATGTACTGCGCCAAGGCGTATGGGGCCGCATGGTGTTTCTATCTGGTGCTGTTTTGTGGTGTGGGTTTGGGCTGCCACGCCAAGTGGCCGGATTTGCCGCCGGATTGGCTTATGGATTGTGGGAAGGCCTTGCACTTATCACCATAGCCTCCACATTGGGGTGCTTGGCCGGGTTTTTCTGGGCCAGATGGGGTGGGCGTGTATGGGCGCGGCAGAAATTGGGGCAACGTTTTGCCCAAATGGACGCATTTCTGACACGTCAGCCGTTTTCTAGTATCCTTACCTTGCGGCTGCTGCCCGTGGGGTCCGCATTACTGCTGAACCTTTTGGGGGGCATTTCAGGTATGGATGTGCTGCCGTTTTTTACAGCAACCCTTTTGGGCGGTATCCCGCAGAACCTTGTTGCCGTTTTGTTGGGGGCAGGGGTTCAGGTAGGTACTTTCTGGCAGTATGCCGCAGGTGGCGCGTTGTTTGTGTTGTCTGGCGCCATTGGGGTGTGGTTATGGCGGCATGCACGTATAGCCCGGCAGGTTTCCTGA
- a CDS encoding multidrug effflux MFS transporter produces the protein MASPSAVRDAGTSFIGGRIPMWVPLLLGFLTAVGPISTDIYLPAFPAMEQTFHTSAGNVQFTLSIWFVGLAIGQITVGPLSDRFGRRSPMLIGNALYAVASAVCAFAPDITTFSIARFVASVGASASLVIPTACVRDMVPDRNAGARMMSQLVMVMGVVPILAPMLGGLVVEFVSWRIIFWASAAYGAICVALILFVLPETLPYDRRVALSPFTLVTRYVTLIRDRAFASHALITAFSTFMSFSYLTAAPFVFVQLFHFSPLHFSMLFGFFAVFMIGASQVNGLLVGRIDSGKLLMGAICLSVTGGILLVAVSLWSAWYAPPAWQPYEVWLVIAAMLLALAPTGIIFPNAMMGALADHPSLAGAASALAGTLQYVLGAVAGVVVGQFPAVSAIPMAGCMCCGAILMFLMGLLRPNRQNVN, from the coding sequence ATGGCTTCTCCCTCTGCTGTGCGGGATGCCGGAACGTCTTTTATTGGTGGGCGCATCCCCATGTGGGTACCTCTGCTTTTAGGGTTCCTGACAGCCGTTGGACCTATTTCGACAGATATCTATCTGCCTGCTTTTCCGGCCATGGAGCAGACCTTCCATACAAGTGCGGGCAATGTGCAGTTTACGCTGTCCATCTGGTTTGTGGGGTTGGCTATCGGGCAGATTACGGTTGGCCCTTTATCAGATAGGTTTGGGCGCCGTAGCCCCATGCTTATAGGCAATGCCCTGTATGCCGTGGCTTCTGCCGTATGTGCATTTGCGCCAGATATCACCACGTTTTCCATTGCGCGGTTTGTGGCATCCGTTGGGGCATCGGCCAGCCTGGTTATTCCCACGGCCTGTGTGCGCGATATGGTGCCAGACCGTAATGCCGGGGCACGCATGATGTCTCAGTTGGTCATGGTCATGGGGGTTGTGCCTATTTTGGCCCCCATGCTGGGTGGTCTGGTTGTAGAGTTTGTGTCCTGGCGGATTATTTTTTGGGCTTCTGCGGCCTATGGCGCGATATGCGTGGCGCTTATTCTGTTCGTGCTGCCAGAAACCCTCCCGTATGATCGGCGGGTCGCATTGTCTCCCTTCACGCTTGTGACACGTTACGTCACCCTCATCCGAGATCGGGCCTTTGCCAGCCATGCGCTGATAACGGCTTTTTCCACCTTCATGTCTTTCAGCTATCTTACGGCAGCTCCATTTGTGTTTGTGCAGCTGTTTCATTTCTCACCGCTGCATTTTTCCATGCTGTTCGGCTTTTTTGCGGTGTTCATGATCGGGGCTTCCCAAGTGAACGGGCTGTTAGTGGGGCGTATTGATTCCGGCAAGCTGCTGATGGGCGCGATCTGCCTTTCCGTTACTGGAGGGATTCTGCTGGTAGCAGTGAGTTTGTGGAGCGCGTGGTACGCACCTCCGGCATGGCAGCCATATGAAGTGTGGTTGGTTATTGCGGCCATGTTACTGGCCCTTGCACCTACAGGTATTATTTTCCCCAATGCCATGATGGGGGCTTTGGCAGACCATCCCTCTCTTGCCGGGGCGGCCTCGGCTCTGGCTGGCACGCTGCAATATGTGCTGGGTGCTGTGGCGGGCGTTGTGGTTGGGCAATTTCCGGCTGTGTCTGCAATTCCTATGGCAGGGTGCATGTGTTGTGGTGCTATTCTGATGTTCCTGATGGGGCTGCTGCGGCCTAATCGACAGAATGTGAACTAA
- a CDS encoding ATP-binding protein: MPRHPARRAHVLALIGAGLLIVTFGTMGIELGNEMARHGNLDRQSTAAGNYLRGLHHATSDARICHYAWMAEHKPQDGSCYVQAIQQLSDARREFESFRVVQLREGGGRVEPLQSVWQQLETISAWPHSPEGTPAGGAQLLADLDQNLSILSRASTLDQADRVANMLRNTSWQRRLALLGILTGVFSLVSAGWVLDRSSLAAARAEASSRDLALRLRATLDSLSLGVAVFGADGHLWHWNEQLAVALGLEKSFFKPGLSYNDLSAVLVVDGVPLLEPLEHVETSLAKGQPAPPVVVECKGINGADLELCRTLFFAPDGAAERRGFVLTAADITMRLRSERALGEAQKLRALGQFTAGIAHDFKNLLTVILGNLELAAEHDLPDQVEQRQEYLSAATHAGHRSEALTSQLLSFMRRQQTGVPDCFDLADLFSLLDGLLARVIGPRIVVECADVSGVWPVRADPAQLESAVLNLAINARDAMPSGGRLRIAARNVTFSVNADLMSLPVEEDRNMRVVSDPTPLPAGDWVRLDVIDSGSGMTREVLDHLFEPFFTTKREGAGTGLGMAMVLAFSQQVKGRVVVATGSGSGTEVSLWLPKATALSAAQVLQPTALPKISKPAPSQALQVLVVEDDAAIRDIVVTILSMAGHRVLEAGDGEQAFDVAAAAEGALDLLVTDIQLPGPLDGLTLSRVLVERYPELAVVYMSGDLTADSKLPEGGVANARLLAKPFRRDGLMEVVTAALSARTGA, translated from the coding sequence ATGCCACGGCATCCAGCAAGACGGGCCCACGTTCTGGCGCTTATTGGCGCCGGGCTGCTGATTGTAACTTTTGGTACAATGGGGATTGAGCTGGGCAATGAAATGGCCCGGCATGGTAATCTGGACCGTCAGAGCACCGCGGCAGGCAATTACTTGCGCGGGCTGCACCACGCTACCAGTGATGCCCGCATATGCCATTATGCATGGATGGCCGAACATAAGCCGCAGGATGGCAGTTGTTATGTGCAGGCCATTCAGCAGCTTTCTGATGCACGGCGTGAGTTCGAATCCTTTCGTGTAGTGCAACTGCGTGAAGGCGGTGGCCGCGTAGAACCACTGCAAAGCGTGTGGCAGCAGCTTGAAACCATAAGTGCATGGCCCCATTCACCAGAGGGCACGCCCGCCGGAGGGGCGCAACTTCTGGCGGATCTGGATCAGAATCTTTCCATTCTCAGCCGGGCCAGCACGCTTGATCAGGCAGACCGTGTTGCCAATATGCTGCGCAACACAAGCTGGCAGCGCCGCTTGGCGTTGCTGGGGATTCTGACTGGTGTTTTCAGCCTTGTTTCAGCAGGTTGGGTGCTGGATCGTTCTTCCTTGGCAGCAGCACGGGCCGAGGCTTCATCGCGTGATCTGGCTTTGCGTTTGCGGGCAACGCTGGACAGTTTGAGCCTTGGCGTGGCCGTATTTGGTGCCGATGGCCACTTATGGCACTGGAACGAACAATTGGCTGTGGCGCTGGGTTTGGAAAAGAGTTTTTTCAAACCTGGCCTGTCTTACAATGATTTAAGCGCAGTGCTGGTGGTAGATGGTGTACCGCTGCTTGAACCATTGGAGCATGTTGAAACCAGCTTGGCCAAAGGGCAGCCCGCACCGCCTGTAGTGGTGGAATGCAAGGGCATTAATGGCGCAGATCTGGAACTGTGCCGCACATTGTTTTTTGCTCCAGATGGAGCAGCAGAACGGCGTGGCTTTGTGCTGACAGCTGCAGATATTACCATGCGTTTGCGTAGTGAGCGCGCATTGGGTGAGGCGCAAAAGCTGCGCGCGCTGGGGCAGTTTACCGCAGGCATTGCCCACGATTTCAAAAACCTTCTGACCGTTATCTTGGGAAATCTGGAGCTTGCAGCAGAGCACGATCTGCCAGATCAGGTAGAGCAACGGCAGGAATATCTGTCTGCCGCAACACATGCAGGGCATAGGTCTGAAGCTCTTACAAGCCAGCTTCTTTCCTTTATGCGCAGGCAGCAAACCGGAGTGCCAGACTGCTTTGACCTAGCCGATCTGTTTTCCCTGCTCGATGGGCTGTTGGCGCGCGTGATTGGCCCCAGAATTGTGGTGGAATGTGCAGATGTTTCGGGCGTATGGCCCGTGCGGGCAGACCCGGCACAGCTTGAAAGTGCGGTGCTCAATCTGGCTATCAATGCGCGAGATGCCATGCCTTCTGGTGGTCGGCTGCGTATTGCCGCTCGGAATGTGACATTCTCCGTCAATGCAGATCTGATGAGCCTGCCTGTTGAGGAAGACCGCAACATGCGCGTGGTGTCCGACCCGACTCCGCTTCCCGCCGGGGATTGGGTGAGGCTGGACGTGATTGATAGCGGCAGCGGTATGACACGTGAGGTATTGGACCATCTGTTTGAACCGTTTTTTACCACCAAGCGAGAGGGTGCAGGAACAGGGCTTGGCATGGCCATGGTTCTGGCTTTTTCTCAACAGGTGAAGGGGCGCGTTGTGGTGGCAACTGGCAGCGGGAGTGGGACGGAGGTTTCCTTGTGGTTGCCCAAGGCGACAGCTCTTTCCGCTGCGCAGGTTTTGCAGCCGACCGCGCTGCCTAAAATAAGCAAACCAGCGCCATCACAGGCTTTGCAGGTGCTGGTGGTGGAAGATGACGCAGCTATTCGCGATATTGTCGTGACCATTCTGAGCATGGCGGGCCACCGCGTGTTGGAGGCTGGCGATGGTGAACAGGCGTTTGATGTGGCTGCGGCTGCGGAAGGGGCTCTTGATCTGCTGGTAACGGATATCCAGCTTCCCGGCCCGCTGGATGGTCTAACCCTTTCACGCGTGTTGGTGGAACGGTATCCTGAACTGGCTGTGGTTTATATGTCAGGGGATCTTACAGCGGATTCCAAACTGCCAGAAGGTGGTGTGGCAAACGCGCGTCTATTGGCCAAACCCTTCCGCCGGGATGGCTTGATGGAAGTGGTAACAGCAGCACTGAGTGCACGTACCGGGGCATAA
- a CDS encoding adenine phosphoribosyltransferase: MTAHEEIDLKRFIRHVPDFPKPGILFYDISTLMRNPDAWQLAMGRLARQVAPLKPDLLAAVESRGFLTAAPLADRLGCGLLMLRKCGKLPGATISHTYDLEYGSDTLEIQADAIQPGQRVVVMDDLLATGGTLAASVALLRKAGANVVGASVMVELTSLGGRNKVDAPVSTLLTYEE; encoded by the coding sequence ATGACGGCACATGAGGAAATCGACCTCAAGCGCTTTATCCGGCACGTTCCCGATTTTCCTAAACCGGGCATTCTATTTTACGATATTTCCACTCTTATGCGGAATCCGGATGCGTGGCAGCTGGCCATGGGGCGTTTGGCGCGGCAGGTAGCGCCACTTAAGCCAGACTTGCTGGCAGCCGTTGAATCCCGCGGGTTTTTAACAGCTGCACCGCTGGCGGATCGCTTGGGATGCGGGCTGCTGATGCTGCGTAAGTGTGGCAAGCTGCCGGGTGCAACCATTTCCCACACCTATGATCTGGAATACGGCAGCGATACGCTGGAAATTCAGGCAGACGCCATTCAGCCCGGCCAGCGCGTTGTGGTTATGGACGATCTGCTGGCAACCGGTGGCACCTTGGCCGCTTCTGTAGCACTGCTGCGCAAGGCAGGAGCCAACGTGGTAGGCGCTTCTGTTATGGTAGAGCTAACCAGCCTGGGTGGCCGTAATAAAGTGGATGCACCAGTTTCCACTTTATTAACTTACGAAGAATAA
- a CDS encoding FUSC family protein yields MKSMTLSLGQLWRSVSIIVRQALVGGGPPRKLDHLRWLFAPNLLSFGYALRTTISSLIALGIALWWELGSPQWAALTVWMVAQGTRGKSIAKARWHMFGMVVGTICAIVLVASMPQSPLLYIFFVAVGIGTFCFIGTLLPGPAAMTNYRIHGMRASGFTYVIIALDGIVAPDHIFQIAMARATYITLGIVVETTISSLFQYQLGLRARTRLATNFVQALKGAVPAILRLLQGDRRAVANSPGVFSTLIALSDQVEFAEIEMGKHQHEGDHARAALAAITVLLSRGLDLGALLEVPHSQGAEYQDTARQVSTFLQALPDRLDNDQPIEPVLRDLTSLRATCRQLAASCLEKEMEAATHPPMDVNQEEVLTRQGQLLHKLDTMLEELYLAIEQFEMSRNPQPHDHFRYPMKSYRDWRMAFTNSLRASVTIFLAGVIWITTAWPDGLTFIMFVGIVCALFSTLEQPALATQAFLHGTVCVIGMSALLDLWVMAQPTIYEMMAMCLAVPMLIGGLAFAWPPLVLAAVAYNLFLPILVGPINQGRMDEIMYFNTAMPLLLAMMFCMWMYRVFLPYDPDGLRWDMRVNILRGLRRLAGQRRPPAVTEIIGRSVDGFVRLSTMATDDGNTYVLERYLSGVLSSMTIALNVLRLRTVLAKNILPPEAQKAVEVMMERMQRFTGRYGGQYGRTARATHIAVEYLLNCEETEANLSVREEMLRALASLRVIETELAENRAFFDASSPYLDKAFT; encoded by the coding sequence GTGAAAAGCATGACGCTTTCCTTGGGGCAGCTTTGGCGGTCGGTCTCTATTATTGTCCGGCAGGCGCTTGTTGGTGGCGGTCCACCACGCAAGCTTGACCACTTGCGCTGGCTGTTTGCGCCCAATCTGCTTTCTTTTGGGTATGCGCTTCGCACCACCATTTCATCCTTAATCGCTCTTGGCATTGCCTTGTGGTGGGAATTGGGGAGCCCGCAATGGGCTGCTCTTACCGTATGGATGGTGGCGCAGGGCACGCGCGGTAAATCCATTGCCAAGGCGCGCTGGCATATGTTCGGCATGGTGGTGGGCACAATATGCGCCATCGTGCTGGTGGCCAGTATGCCGCAATCACCACTGCTCTATATCTTTTTTGTGGCTGTAGGGATTGGCACTTTCTGTTTTATAGGCACGTTGTTGCCTGGCCCCGCGGCTATGACCAATTACCGTATCCATGGTATGCGGGCATCGGGTTTTACATACGTTATTATTGCGCTGGACGGCATAGTAGCGCCCGATCATATTTTTCAGATCGCAATGGCGCGTGCCACATACATTACGCTTGGTATTGTGGTGGAAACCACAATTTCTTCCCTATTTCAGTATCAGTTGGGGCTGCGGGCCAGAACACGTCTGGCAACCAACTTTGTGCAGGCCCTTAAAGGCGCGGTGCCCGCCATTTTGCGCTTGTTGCAGGGCGATAGGCGTGCTGTGGCAAATTCGCCCGGGGTGTTCTCCACTCTTATCGCGCTGAGCGATCAGGTCGAGTTTGCTGAAATTGAAATGGGGAAGCATCAGCACGAGGGTGATCACGCCCGAGCTGCTCTGGCAGCCATTACAGTGTTGCTGTCACGCGGGTTGGATTTGGGCGCGTTGCTGGAGGTGCCGCATAGTCAGGGGGCGGAGTATCAGGATACAGCCCGGCAGGTGAGCACTTTTTTGCAGGCTCTGCCAGACAGGCTGGATAATGATCAGCCTATTGAGCCGGTTTTACGGGATCTCACGTCTTTACGGGCAACCTGCCGACAACTGGCCGCGAGTTGCCTGGAAAAAGAAATGGAAGCCGCCACGCATCCCCCAATGGATGTGAATCAGGAGGAAGTGCTCACCCGGCAAGGGCAACTGTTGCATAAGCTGGATACCATGCTGGAAGAATTGTATCTGGCCATTGAACAGTTTGAAATGAGCCGCAATCCGCAACCGCATGATCATTTCCGCTACCCCATGAAGTCTTACCGAGACTGGCGGATGGCGTTTACCAATAGCTTGCGGGCTTCCGTCACCATCTTTCTGGCTGGTGTTATATGGATTACCACCGCGTGGCCTGACGGCCTTACATTTATTATGTTTGTGGGCATTGTGTGTGCGCTGTTCTCTACTTTGGAGCAGCCTGCTCTTGCCACACAGGCGTTCCTGCATGGCACTGTATGTGTCATTGGCATGAGCGCACTGCTTGATCTGTGGGTGATGGCCCAGCCGACCATTTATGAAATGATGGCCATGTGTCTGGCTGTGCCCATGTTGATTGGTGGGTTAGCCTTTGCGTGGCCTCCGCTGGTGCTTGCGGCTGTGGCCTATAATCTGTTTCTGCCTATTCTAGTGGGGCCAATCAATCAGGGCCGGATGGATGAAATCATGTATTTCAACACCGCCATGCCGCTATTGTTGGCCATGATGTTCTGCATGTGGATGTACCGCGTGTTTCTGCCGTATGATCCAGACGGCTTGCGGTGGGATATGCGTGTGAACATTCTGCGTGGCTTGCGCCGTTTGGCAGGGCAGCGCAGACCACCTGCGGTAACGGAAATTATCGGGCGCAGTGTAGATGGTTTTGTGCGCCTTTCCACCATGGCAACGGATGATGGGAATACCTATGTCTTGGAACGGTATTTAAGCGGCGTGCTATCTAGCATGACCATCGCATTGAACGTGCTGCGGTTACGTACTGTTCTGGCAAAGAATATTCTGCCGCCAGAAGCACAAAAAGCCGTAGAAGTCATGATGGAACGCATGCAGCGTTTTACAGGCCGATATGGTGGACAATATGGCCGGACTGCGCGCGCAACACATATAGCTGTAGAGTATTTGTTAAACTGCGAAGAAACCGAAGCAAATCTTTCAGTTCGTGAAGAAATGTTGCGGGCATTGGCCAGCCTGCGCGTGATAGAAACAGAATTGGCAGAGAACCGAGCGTTCTTTGATGCGTCTTCTCCATATTTGGATAAAGCATTTACCTAA